In Caloramator mitchellensis, one DNA window encodes the following:
- the glmS gene encoding glutamine--fructose-6-phosphate transaminase (isomerizing) yields MCGIVGYIGPKKAVPILIEGLSKLEYRGYDSAGVAILNEGKISVEKCKGRLAFLEERLKSNPLEGSIGIGHTRWATHGEPSDVNSHPHSNKDFTISVVHNGIIENYIKLKEWLTSIGYEFKTETDTEVLPHLLDYYYDGDLLKAVMQAVSKLDGSYALGIVCSNEPGKIIAVRKDSPLIVGKGNGENFIASDIPAVLPYTRDVYLLDNKEIAVLTKDNVEIYTTEGMKVNKEVFHVTWDAQSAEKGGYEHFMIKEIYEQPKALKDTMTSRIMADNDDIILDKIKITKEDLEKINRIYVIACGTAYHAGVVGKYVIEKLARIPVEVDFASEFRYRNPIIDSNTLMIVLSQSGETADTLAALRLGKENGARVIAITNVVGSSVAREASDVLYTWAGPEIAVASTKAYTTQLVAMYMIALHFGRLNGNVTLEQYREIRDEMLKLPEKAQAILEQKETIQKFAYAHHTNKDMFYLGRGLDFAVALEGALKIKEISYVHAEAYAAGELKHGTIALIEKGIPVIALATQDELFEKTISNIKEVVSRGAHVIAFAFEGNDDIAKVSDVAVYLPKTLPILAPVLSVIPLQLLAYYTAVERGCDVDKPRNLAKSVTVE; encoded by the coding sequence ATGTGCGGAATAGTTGGATATATAGGACCAAAAAAAGCGGTTCCAATTCTTATAGAAGGTTTATCAAAGCTTGAATATAGAGGATACGATTCAGCCGGTGTTGCTATACTTAACGAAGGAAAAATAAGCGTAGAAAAGTGCAAAGGAAGACTTGCCTTCCTTGAAGAAAGATTAAAGAGCAATCCATTAGAAGGTTCAATTGGAATTGGCCATACAAGATGGGCAACCCACGGAGAGCCATCGGATGTCAACTCACATCCCCATTCAAACAAAGACTTTACAATAAGCGTTGTTCATAACGGTATAATTGAAAACTACATTAAGTTGAAAGAATGGTTGACATCGATAGGATATGAATTTAAGACTGAAACTGATACAGAAGTTTTACCTCATCTTTTGGACTACTACTATGATGGAGACCTTTTAAAGGCAGTTATGCAGGCTGTGTCAAAGCTTGATGGTTCATATGCCCTTGGTATAGTTTGCAGCAATGAACCTGGCAAGATAATTGCTGTTAGAAAGGACAGCCCACTTATAGTTGGTAAGGGTAATGGAGAAAACTTCATAGCATCAGATATTCCTGCAGTATTGCCATATACAAGGGATGTTTATCTGCTTGATAACAAGGAAATAGCTGTTTTAACAAAGGACAATGTTGAAATATATACTACTGAAGGTATGAAGGTAAACAAAGAAGTTTTCCACGTAACTTGGGATGCTCAATCTGCTGAAAAGGGTGGATATGAACACTTCATGATAAAAGAGATTTATGAACAGCCAAAGGCTCTCAAGGATACAATGACTTCAAGAATTATGGCTGACAACGATGATATAATTCTTGATAAAATCAAGATAACTAAGGAAGATTTAGAAAAAATAAATAGAATTTACGTTATAGCATGCGGAACAGCTTACCATGCTGGAGTTGTTGGAAAGTATGTAATTGAGAAGTTAGCAAGAATCCCAGTTGAAGTTGATTTTGCATCAGAGTTCAGATACAGAAATCCAATTATAGATAGCAACACATTGATGATTGTTTTAAGCCAATCAGGTGAAACTGCAGACACTCTTGCTGCTCTAAGACTTGGAAAAGAAAATGGAGCAAGAGTTATTGCTATAACAAATGTTGTTGGAAGCTCAGTTGCAAGAGAAGCATCTGATGTATTATACACATGGGCTGGCCCAGAAATTGCAGTTGCTTCAACAAAAGCATATACAACTCAATTAGTTGCAATGTATATGATAGCACTTCATTTTGGTAGATTGAATGGAAATGTAACATTAGAACAATACAGAGAAATTAGAGATGAAATGCTTAAGCTTCCAGAAAAGGCACAGGCAATTCTTGAACAAAAGGAAACAATCCAAAAGTTTGCCTATGCACACCATACAAACAAAGATATGTTCTATCTTGGAAGAGGTCTTGACTTTGCTGTTGCTCTTGAAGGAGCGCTAAAGATAAAGGAAATTTCTTATGTTCATGCTGAAGCATATGCAGCAGGAGAATTAAAACACGGAACAATAGCTTTAATTGAAAAGGGAATTCCAGTTATAGCACTTGCAACTCAGGATGAACTGTTTGAAAAGACAATAAGCAATATTAAGGAAGTTGTTTCAAGAGGTGCACATGTTATCGCATTTGCATTTGAAGGAAACGACGATATTGCAAAGGTTTCAGATGTTGCTGTATATCTTCCAAAAACACTGCCAATTTTAGCACCAGTGTTAAGCGTAATTCCACTTCAACTTCTTGCATACTATACAGCAGTTGAGAGAGGCTGCGATGTAGATAAGCCAAGAAACCTTGCAAAGTCAGTAACAGTTGAGTAA
- the glmM gene encoding phosphoglucosamine mutase has protein sequence MGRMFGTDGVRGIANTELTAELAYKLGRAGAFVLTEGAHKPTIVVGRDTRISGDMLESALVAGIMSVGAHAICVGVVPTPAVAYLTRLYNADAGVVISASHNPVEYNGIKFFNKDGYKLPDEIEDKIEEYINNNLEGIPAPIGEDLGIREFKNEAIEDYIKFLKTTIDVDFKGLKVALDCAEGASYFAAPKIFEELGAEVYVIHNNPNGKNINKKCGSTHMEELREFTVKNKCDLGLAFDGDADRCLAVDEKGNIVNGDFIMTICAKDMKERGKLDFNTLVVTVMSNLGLDIACQKEEINTVKTKVGDRYVLEEMIKNGYKIGGEQSGHIIFLDYNTTGDGILTALQLTAILKKSKKKMSELASIMKELPQVLINAKVSNDKKDAYLKDEVIISEINKAEEKLSGRGRVLIRPSGTEPLVRVMIEGENINIIEKMAKDLATLIEERSR, from the coding sequence ATGGGGAGAATGTTTGGAACTGATGGAGTAAGAGGAATTGCTAATACTGAACTTACTGCAGAACTTGCTTATAAACTTGGACGAGCAGGTGCATTTGTATTAACTGAAGGCGCACATAAACCAACTATAGTAGTAGGAAGAGATACAAGAATATCAGGTGATATGCTTGAATCAGCTCTTGTAGCTGGAATAATGTCTGTCGGTGCACATGCAATTTGCGTTGGAGTAGTGCCAACCCCTGCAGTTGCGTATCTTACAAGATTATATAATGCGGATGCCGGAGTTGTAATATCAGCATCTCATAATCCTGTTGAATATAATGGAATTAAATTCTTCAATAAGGACGGATATAAATTGCCAGATGAAATTGAAGATAAGATAGAAGAGTATATAAATAATAATCTTGAAGGTATCCCAGCACCTATAGGGGAAGATTTGGGTATTAGAGAATTTAAAAATGAAGCTATTGAAGATTATATAAAGTTCTTAAAAACAACTATTGATGTTGATTTTAAAGGATTAAAGGTCGCACTTGACTGTGCTGAAGGAGCATCATACTTTGCTGCACCTAAAATATTTGAAGAACTTGGGGCAGAGGTGTATGTAATTCATAACAACCCTAACGGGAAAAATATAAACAAAAAATGCGGTTCCACACATATGGAAGAGCTTAGGGAGTTTACAGTTAAAAACAAATGCGATTTAGGATTAGCATTTGATGGGGATGCTGACAGGTGTCTTGCTGTAGATGAAAAGGGAAATATAGTCAATGGCGATTTTATAATGACTATTTGTGCTAAGGATATGAAGGAAAGAGGGAAACTTGATTTTAATACCCTTGTAGTAACAGTAATGAGCAATTTAGGACTCGATATTGCATGCCAAAAGGAAGAAATAAATACAGTTAAAACAAAAGTTGGCGACAGATATGTTCTCGAGGAGATGATTAAAAACGGCTATAAAATAGGCGGAGAACAATCTGGTCATATTATTTTTCTTGATTACAATACTACTGGAGATGGAATACTTACTGCACTACAGCTTACTGCAATACTCAAAAAGAGTAAAAAGAAGATGTCGGAGTTAGCATCAATCATGAAGGAACTACCACAAGTTCTAATTAATGCAAAAGTTTCTAATGATAAGAAGGATGCATATTTAAAGGATGAAGTAATAATTTCTGAAATAAATAAAGCGGAAGAAAAGCTTTCAGGCAGAGGTAGGGTGCTGATAAGACCATCAGGAACAGAGCCACTAGTAAGAGTCATGATTGAGGGAGAAAATATAAATATTATTGAAAAAATGGCCAAAGATTTGGCAACACTAATAGAAGAAAGAAGCAGATAA
- a CDS encoding DUF134 domain-containing protein, with protein MARPKKHRKIYYVPNIKIYGPLDGSGCEEVIVMTYEELESLRLMDLEGLDQNECADKMLVARSTFQRIYTEAKRKIADSIVNAKVLKIEGGNFIINKCTAKCLKCGEVWEAATGNLVSNEKCPKCGSHEFSCIHKSENGICKGCGRGRC; from the coding sequence ATGGCAAGACCTAAGAAACATAGAAAAATATATTATGTTCCAAATATAAAAATATACGGACCATTAGATGGTTCAGGGTGTGAAGAAGTTATAGTAATGACCTATGAAGAATTAGAAAGCTTAAGACTTATGGACCTAGAAGGCTTAGACCAAAATGAATGTGCAGATAAAATGTTGGTAGCCCGCTCAACTTTTCAAAGAATTTATACAGAAGCAAAAAGAAAAATAGCTGATAGCATCGTTAATGCAAAAGTTTTGAAAATTGAAGGTGGTAATTTTATAATAAATAAATGCACAGCTAAATGCTTAAAGTGTGGAGAAGTTTGGGAGGCTGCTACTGGAAATTTAGTTTCTAATGAAAAATGCCCAAAATGCGGTTCGCATGAGTTTTCGTGTATTCACAAAAGTGAGAATGGGATTTGTAAAGGTTGTGGAAGAGGAAGATGTTAA
- a CDS encoding 2-oxoacid:acceptor oxidoreductase family protein: MAHQEIIFAGFGGQGILSMGKFLAYAGLEENLNVSWLPSYGPEMRGGTANCSVIVSDSPIGAPIVTDATTVVVMNRPSLDKFESHIVKGGLLIIDSDLVNREPERDDIEVIKIPAQKVAEEVGSKKIANMVLLGALVEKTKIVPMEALLKALKEHGKEQFYELNKKALERGAEFAK, encoded by the coding sequence ATGGCGCATCAAGAAATAATTTTTGCAGGTTTTGGTGGTCAGGGTATTCTTTCAATGGGTAAGTTCCTTGCTTATGCTGGGCTAGAGGAAAATCTAAATGTTTCATGGTTACCAAGTTACGGACCAGAAATGCGTGGAGGAACTGCAAATTGTTCAGTAATTGTGAGTGATAGTCCTATTGGAGCTCCGATTGTTACAGATGCAACTACAGTTGTAGTCATGAACAGACCTTCCCTAGATAAATTTGAAAGTCATATAGTAAAGGGTGGATTATTGATAATTGACAGCGACCTTGTTAACAGAGAACCAGAAAGAGATGATATAGAAGTTATTAAAATTCCTGCTCAAAAGGTTGCGGAGGAAGTTGGATCAAAAAAGATAGCTAACATGGTTTTACTTGGTGCATTGGTTGAAAAGACAAAAATAGTTCCTATGGAAGCACTTTTAAAAGCTCTTAAGGAACATGGTAAGGAACAATTCTATGAATTAAATAAAAAGGCTCTTGAAAGAGGAGCAGAATTTGCAAAATAG
- a CDS encoding thiamine pyrophosphate-dependent enzyme, translating to MAIVFERPKALLDVPTHYCPGCTHGVIHRLVAEVIDELGIIDRTAGVAPVGCSVLAYDYFACDMYEAAHGRAPAVATGIKRAVPDSIVFTYQGDGDLAAIGTAEIVHAAARGEKITTIFVNNAIYGMTGGQMAPTTLPGQVTETSPYGRDINTQGHPIRVSEMISTLDGAVYVERVSVDSVPNIIKAKKAIKKAFELQMQGKGFTMVEVLSICPTNWGLSPNESIKWLRDNMMPFYPLGVKKDITAGEVK from the coding sequence ATGGCTATCGTATTTGAAAGACCAAAGGCATTGTTAGATGTTCCAACCCATTACTGCCCTGGTTGTACACACGGCGTAATCCATAGGCTTGTTGCTGAAGTTATAGATGAACTAGGAATAATAGATAGAACAGCAGGTGTTGCACCAGTTGGATGTTCGGTTCTTGCTTATGATTATTTTGCATGTGATATGTATGAAGCTGCGCATGGAAGAGCGCCAGCAGTAGCAACAGGTATTAAAAGAGCAGTTCCAGACAGCATAGTATTTACTTACCAAGGAGACGGTGACCTTGCAGCAATTGGAACAGCGGAAATAGTTCATGCTGCTGCAAGAGGAGAAAAGATAACTACAATTTTCGTTAATAACGCAATTTATGGTATGACCGGTGGACAGATGGCACCTACTACTTTACCAGGACAAGTAACAGAAACTTCACCATATGGAAGGGATATAAATACACAAGGTCATCCAATAAGGGTTTCTGAAATGATTTCTACATTAGACGGAGCTGTATATGTAGAGAGAGTATCTGTTGACAGCGTTCCAAATATTATAAAGGCAAAGAAAGCTATAAAGAAGGCTTTTGAACTTCAAATGCAAGGTAAAGGATTTACAATGGTAGAAGTTCTTTCAATTTGTCCAACTAATTGGGGATTATCACCAAATGAATCGATAAAGTGGCTAAGAGACAACATGATGCCTTTCTATCCACTTGGAGTTAAGAAGGATATAACAGCTGGGGAGGTGAAATAA
- a CDS encoding 3-methyl-2-oxobutanoate dehydrogenase subunit VorB produces MANKVLMKGNEAIGEAAIHAGCQCFFGYPITPQTEVAAYMARRMPKIGRVFLQAESEVAAINMVYGAAGAGVRVMTSSSSPGISLKAEGISYIAGAELPCVIINIVRGGPGLGGIQPAQSDYFQATKGGGHGDYRLVVYAPASIQELVDTVQEAFDVADQYRVPVMVMGDGMLGQMMEPVEFKDRNTTRNLPEKTWAANGLRGRQKHNVINSLFLKPEELEQHNRRLQAKYAEIEKNEVKYEEYNLDKEVDLTVVAYGTTSRIVKNAIKMLEKEGINIGLIRPITLWPFPSKAIEDAAEKSKYGFISVEMSEGQMVEDVKLAVNGKKPVYFYGRSGGMVPTPAEVANKIREIVGGAK; encoded by the coding sequence ATGGCTAATAAGGTATTAATGAAAGGTAACGAAGCCATAGGCGAAGCTGCTATTCATGCAGGATGTCAATGTTTCTTCGGATACCCAATAACTCCACAGACTGAAGTTGCGGCTTACATGGCAAGAAGAATGCCTAAAATAGGAAGAGTATTCCTTCAAGCTGAAAGCGAAGTTGCAGCAATAAATATGGTTTATGGTGCAGCAGGTGCAGGTGTTAGAGTAATGACATCCTCATCAAGCCCTGGAATAAGCTTAAAGGCTGAGGGTATATCATATATTGCTGGTGCTGAACTTCCATGTGTTATTATAAACATTGTTAGAGGAGGCCCTGGACTTGGTGGAATTCAACCAGCACAATCGGATTATTTCCAAGCGACAAAAGGTGGCGGACATGGAGACTACAGATTAGTTGTTTATGCCCCTGCCTCAATCCAAGAATTGGTAGACACGGTTCAAGAAGCATTTGATGTAGCAGACCAGTATAGAGTTCCTGTAATGGTTATGGGAGATGGAATGCTTGGACAGATGATGGAACCTGTTGAATTTAAAGATAGAAATACAACAAGAAATCTTCCAGAAAAGACTTGGGCTGCAAATGGATTAAGGGGAAGACAAAAACATAACGTAATAAATTCACTCTTCTTAAAGCCAGAGGAATTAGAACAACATAATAGAAGATTACAAGCAAAATATGCTGAAATCGAAAAGAATGAAGTAAAATATGAGGAATATAACCTTGACAAAGAAGTTGATTTAACAGTAGTCGCTTATGGGACAACTTCTAGAATTGTAAAAAATGCAATTAAAATGCTTGAAAAAGAAGGCATCAATATTGGTTTAATAAGACCTATAACTTTATGGCCATTCCCAAGCAAAGCTATTGAGGATGCTGCAGAAAAATCAAAATATGGCTTTATTTCAGTTGAAATGAGCGAAGGCCAGATGGTAGAAGACGTTAAACTTGCTGTAAATGGAAAGAAACCAGTTTACTTCTATGGAAGAAGTGGTGGAATGGTTCCAACTCCAGCTGAAGTTGCTAATAAGATTAGAGAAATAGTAGGAGGTGCAAAGTAA
- a CDS encoding 4Fe-4S binding protein — protein sequence MGKVTFREDRCKGCGLCIEVCPVKIISFAEKLNTKGYHPATVTEEKMVKCIACASCARICPDVVIKVEK from the coding sequence ATGGGTAAAGTTACATTCAGGGAAGATAGGTGCAAAGGATGTGGACTTTGCATTGAAGTTTGCCCGGTAAAAATTATTTCATTTGCTGAAAAATTAAATACTAAGGGATATCATCCAGCTACAGTAACAGAAGAAAAGATGGTTAAATGTATTGCTTGTGCTTCATGTGCAAGAATATGCCCTGATGTAGTAATTAAAGTTGAAAAATAA
- the buk gene encoding butyrate kinase yields MFRMLVINPGSTSTKIAVFDDLNPVFVDTLRHSSEELAPYKTIFEQYEFRKSVILNALKEKDVPVESLNAVVGRGGLLKSIEGGTYAVNETMLEDLKVGVQGQHASNLGGVIAYEIAKSINAPSFIVDPVVVDEMDEIARFSGMPEITRKSIFHALNQKAVAKRFAKEKGVKYEDINLVVAHLGGGISVGAHRKGRVVDVNNALDGEGPFSPERTGSLPVGDLVKMCYSGKYTLEEIKKKITGKGGVMAYFGTNDARDLDRMMKEGNKEAELVYKAMAYQVAKEIGMCATVLKGEVDAIILTGGLAYGKDFVEWIKERVSFISEVVVYPGEDEMLALAEGALRVLNGEEAAKEYK; encoded by the coding sequence ATGTTTAGAATGCTGGTTATAAACCCTGGTTCAACTTCAACAAAGATAGCTGTTTTTGATGATTTAAATCCAGTTTTTGTTGATACATTAAGACATTCATCCGAGGAATTAGCACCTTATAAAACTATATTTGAACAATATGAATTCAGAAAGAGTGTTATATTAAATGCACTTAAGGAAAAGGATGTTCCTGTTGAATCTCTTAACGCAGTAGTTGGACGCGGAGGGTTATTGAAATCCATTGAAGGTGGAACATATGCAGTAAATGAAACGATGCTTGAAGACTTGAAGGTAGGAGTTCAAGGACAGCATGCTTCTAATTTAGGTGGAGTAATCGCATATGAAATTGCAAAATCGATAAATGCACCATCATTTATTGTAGACCCTGTGGTTGTAGATGAAATGGACGAAATAGCAAGATTTTCGGGAATGCCTGAAATAACAAGAAAAAGTATCTTCCATGCACTCAACCAAAAGGCTGTTGCAAAAAGATTTGCAAAAGAAAAGGGAGTCAAATACGAAGATATAAACTTAGTTGTTGCTCATTTAGGCGGTGGAATATCAGTTGGTGCGCATAGAAAGGGCAGAGTTGTTGACGTTAATAATGCGCTTGATGGAGAAGGTCCATTCTCACCTGAAAGAACAGGCAGCCTGCCAGTTGGAGATTTAGTAAAAATGTGCTATTCAGGCAAGTATACTCTAGAAGAAATCAAGAAAAAGATTACCGGCAAAGGTGGAGTGATGGCTTACTTTGGAACTAATGACGCAAGGGATTTGGACAGAATGATGAAGGAAGGCAACAAGGAGGCCGAGCTTGTATATAAAGCTATGGCTTATCAGGTTGCGAAGGAAATAGGTATGTGTGCAACTGTTCTTAAAGGTGAGGTGGATGCCATTATATTAACTGGAGGCCTTGCTTATGGTAAGGACTTTGTGGAGTGGATAAAGGAAAGAGTAAGTTTTATTTCAGAGGTTGTTGTTTATCCTGGAGAAGATGAAATGCTTGCTCTTGCAGAAGGTGCACTAAGGGTTTTAAATGGGGAAGAAGCTGCAAAAGAATATAAGTAG
- the ptb gene encoding phosphate butyryltransferase: MIKNFDEVLERVRSFSTKKIAVAVAQDEPVLEAVFEAKKMGIADAVLIGDREKILECEKILDIPEDMFEIIDEKDNTKASIKAVELVSSKKAHMLMKGLVDTATFLRAVLDKEKGLRTGKVLSHVAVFEIPALNKMLLVTDAAMNIAPDLMTKKQILENAVSVAKAIGFEMPKVAVVAAVEVVNPDMQPTIDAAVLSKMNDRGQIKGCIVDGPLAIDNALSEEAAKHKGIKSPVAGHADIILVPNIETGNVMYKTLTYTSNAKNGGILSGAAAPVILTSRADSNESKLYSIALASLVAEQTK, encoded by the coding sequence ATGATCAAGAATTTTGACGAAGTTTTAGAAAGGGTAAGAAGTTTTTCAACCAAAAAAATTGCAGTCGCTGTTGCTCAGGATGAACCAGTGTTGGAGGCTGTTTTCGAGGCTAAGAAGATGGGAATTGCTGACGCAGTTTTAATAGGTGATAGAGAAAAGATATTGGAATGTGAAAAAATACTAGATATTCCTGAGGATATGTTTGAAATAATAGATGAAAAGGATAATACAAAAGCTTCCATAAAAGCTGTTGAACTCGTTTCAAGTAAAAAAGCTCATATGCTCATGAAGGGGCTTGTAGATACTGCAACATTCCTAAGAGCAGTTCTTGATAAGGAGAAGGGATTAAGAACTGGCAAAGTATTATCTCATGTTGCTGTCTTTGAAATCCCTGCATTAAATAAAATGCTTTTAGTTACTGATGCAGCTATGAATATAGCTCCGGATTTGATGACAAAAAAACAAATACTTGAAAATGCAGTTAGCGTTGCAAAGGCTATAGGATTTGAAATGCCAAAGGTTGCAGTGGTTGCAGCTGTTGAAGTGGTTAATCCGGATATGCAGCCTACTATTGATGCGGCAGTTCTTTCAAAAATGAATGATAGAGGGCAAATAAAGGGTTGTATTGTTGATGGCCCGCTCGCTATTGATAATGCCCTATCAGAAGAGGCTGCAAAGCATAAGGGAATAAAGAGTCCAGTTGCTGGTCATGCAGATATAATTTTAGTTCCAAATATAGAAACAGGAAATGTTATGTATAAGACACTAACATATACTTCAAACGCTAAAAACGGGGGTATTCTATCAGGTGCTGCAGCTCCAGTAATTCTAACTTCAAGAGCTGATAGCAATGAAAGCAAATTATATTCCATTGCACTTGCAAGTTTAGTTGCTGAACAAACAAAATAA
- the buk gene encoding butyrate kinase, translating into MRELILAINPGSTSTKVAIFRGSDNIRQKNLSHSTEELSKFEKIADQYEFRKETILNWIKEEGFELSQFIAIVGRGGLLRPMPSGTYLVTDKMIDDLKIGYQGEHASNLGGIIAKSIADSQGISAFIVDPVAVDEFEDIARISGLPEIPRRSLVHALNIKAVSRRIAKKINKNLNEVNFIVAHLGGGISVAPLKNGKIIDVNNANEGGPFSPERCGGLPVGDLVKIAFSGKYTYKELKKKMVGQGGIVGYLGTNDAREVVKRIEQGDEYAKLIFEAMAYQIAKEIGACAAVLCGNVDRIILTGGLAYSNMLNEMIIDRVKFISEVEIVAGEDEMLALAEGALRVVNGEEKAKIYEDEVRI; encoded by the coding sequence ATGAGAGAATTAATTTTAGCCATCAATCCAGGTTCAACATCCACAAAGGTTGCAATTTTTAGGGGAAGCGATAATATTAGACAAAAAAACTTATCGCATTCGACAGAAGAGTTATCAAAATTTGAAAAGATTGCTGACCAATATGAATTCAGAAAAGAAACAATTTTAAATTGGATTAAAGAAGAAGGCTTTGAATTATCACAATTCATTGCAATCGTGGGACGTGGCGGTCTTTTAAGACCTATGCCAAGTGGAACATATCTTGTAACAGATAAAATGATTGATGATTTAAAAATTGGTTATCAGGGTGAACACGCATCAAATCTTGGGGGTATTATTGCCAAATCTATTGCTGATTCACAGGGTATAAGTGCATTCATAGTTGACCCTGTAGCAGTCGACGAATTTGAAGATATTGCAAGAATTTCAGGTCTTCCAGAGATTCCAAGAAGGTCTCTTGTCCATGCATTGAATATTAAAGCAGTTTCCAGAAGAATTGCCAAAAAAATAAATAAAAATTTAAACGAAGTGAATTTTATCGTAGCACATTTAGGTGGTGGAATTTCTGTAGCTCCACTTAAAAATGGAAAGATTATCGATGTAAATAATGCAAATGAAGGCGGACCATTTTCACCTGAACGTTGTGGAGGACTTCCTGTAGGTGACCTTGTAAAAATAGCTTTTTCAGGGAAATATACATACAAAGAATTGAAAAAGAAGATGGTTGGACAAGGAGGCATAGTTGGATATCTTGGAACAAATGATGCAAGAGAAGTAGTTAAGAGAATAGAACAGGGCGATGAATATGCTAAATTGATATTTGAAGCTATGGCATACCAAATTGCAAAGGAAATAGGAGCATGTGCTGCAGTTCTTTGTGGCAATGTGGATAGAATTATACTTACCGGTGGATTGGCATATTCAAATATGCTAAATGAAATGATAATTGATAGGGTTAAATTTATATCTGAAGTTGAAATAGTTGCTGGGGAAGATGAAATGCTTGCCCTTGCTGAAGGGGCCTTAAGGGTTGTAAACGGAGAAGAAAAGGCAAAGATTTATGAGGATGAGGTGAGAATATGA